A stretch of Oncorhynchus mykiss isolate Arlee chromosome 12, USDA_OmykA_1.1, whole genome shotgun sequence DNA encodes these proteins:
- the LOC110538637 gene encoding histone-lysine N-methyltransferase SETD1A isoform X2 yields MDPDSEPDTQRALSLQWKSYKLVQDPATRRVNNKIYRYDGVHFSVPDSGFPPVGDLRDPRPRRIWSRHTEMALPVPKFKLDEFYVGPIPLKEVTFARLNDNIKEPFLAEMCAKFGEVEEMEILFHPKTRKHLGLARVLFTSTRGAKDTVKQLHSTSVMGNIIHAQLDIKGQQRQKYYDLIVSGSYTPQTVPTGGKALTERFQPPAPTQPDTSSDIRRRLSSEIAGLAAGLAAGVPALTPGSTTPCSVDTGFSEQRLDTTPSSMGGPYTPGSSASSQGGGTPYTPRSVSQDSGYAVARQVGYSAGPLTSGYPPQDMLPSSSCSSSTVSSSVGAYKAPRYSEDPHAPPQDPYQRCRPTYPPTGPFRPNEPPLYPTYPNAGGAGQHMAHHPAMPPPPPAPQYEQPPLADRDRERDRERDRDSGGRYGAGGTGSRRSSYQEANSSSKYSHHSHHSERERGYRRDSLGSREHGRHRNHHSHNHSSSSSSSRRRSSHDRDSRERDRDSDYSNSSDPRFNSNSHRSSSNSLSPPPSAYPSYSSSKDQPPPHNPSVSSRLEPSSVYRAQPSGAGSGERGSVSDKDPRSHHTPLPPPPPPPLPPASVIAAAVAETLSALDFGQESPVREETWTKPKRRPTTPPPPPQHPSTPPSSPPHSSMASSSTSPSSTSLPHHLPSSTSLSPPPQRDSSSPEPDSTNESLPFVYHSSSLDSRIEMLLKEQKAKFSFLPSDEDEEEDRKEERQREKVAGEGGAGKGGAAGEGRSNKQSEQDGEKDRRRRQGGDGGGQQRRKGERDKDGRRGRKQRMGGEGRKSPTVVAQAPSSSTFSPRVPTTDDHTSLHGTGPLQPETAQPEPIDPRTRQGAQTPPYNGKSQSSPHSSGEDMEISDEDEEHTITAVTTHHATPSSVSSPSSSQAPLPSQTDPSTSPSEPTQHFGTSMPAPPIPSYPPHLPPPGFSLQPPPPPCIPPPLGHMELHPEYPPHMPPHMYDYASSMELMNQYSGGAPMSFQMQTQMLSRLHQLRMSSSNGTAAPGDAPPSDYYHSMPPPPHHPYMDQEGGGYEQDQHYMPPHMPYAYPGPSQMPHHHAIPPPHTGWASHVLPEHYAYHTPPPYGTMPPVGGEAQYGAEGDPQMPLLTENPHEATVQLVLATLIQEMKSIMQRDLNRKMVENIAFGTFDEWWERKETKAKPFQTMVRGVAAVRDEDKKEENKASSKPREPLMSLVDWAKSGGMEGFSLRGALRLPSFKVKRKEPLELAEVGEMKRPKTPPEDDDEDSYHDKGLEGRMADGEGHRAERDSRRRKKKTRSRKPWDLDSEGEETSDGSSSDKEDEEEGSDKGSEDEALSADSDDESLSSSTESSSSSTSSSSSSSEDEDEEEGEQAGSGLDTMDESTMDSTALDTEKGDDREKSAAAVPKAPLSAEIKAEIAASKKDSSTLSLNARPPAPRPSSPIVIVPPLKKRRKTVSFSTGESDYKPHLPTVPLSPPPSTASPLLSHMKSHLPDSIFIASTPGTTPSKTLSLLPFASKPGEGNALSPSPVLTVPLPVRPEDSKNSPVPLVSPPITPTKSPNKRGASPKSPAPVWVCRTVQNLPLDHASMVKMAFEEAPPPVTKGRGRGRPRTVSLSTPTPPPSFHTLREEEEEEEEEGGLLRLGEQLGASSLLQLGSAPMADLSVLADVALKLDPDAGDSEETETSDEAEEQKMEEEMLLSPKALPLVMDPQGLSALQEHNYSKSPFYLIHAQKRSVSKQEPGVLLPADFNHHAISGVLEAPEEVIGEPLPSRDRHQAEYLSGMGLLCEDGDLAKASVLTSLTPSAKRKGMVAKGSELEEMGKEKNKKRRRKDKENLELQQTKKQKEHQTKKQKRKLEVDLEEDVDVEQLEPGELSNTEDEEEWDDVRKSERLFLQEAGLTSSQRWPKPIPAPEPVTFDQRSEFEQMTILYDIWNSGLDMEDMTLLKTTYEKLLQDDHSTDWLNDTHWVHHTVTNIPNPRRKKKSADGQLREHVTGCARSEGYYAISRKEKDVYLDLELPEQALLEAADYDASGSNRLLSERRSEQRRLLSAIGIPAVMDSDLLKLNQLKFRKKKLRFGRSRIHEWGLFTMEPIAADEMVIEYVGQNIRQMVADNREKRYAQQGIGSSYLFRVDHDTIIDATKLGNLARFINHCCTPNCYAKVITIESQKKIVIYSKQAIGMNEEITYDYKFPLEENKIPCLCGTENCRGTLN; encoded by the exons ATGGATCCAGACAGTGAGCCGGATACACAACGAGCTCTCAGTTTGCAATGGAAGAGCTATAAGCTCGTCCAAGACCCAGCCACCCGGAGGGTTAACAACAAAATATACCGATATGATGGGGTGCATTTCAGTGTGCCG GACTCGGGGTTCCCCCCAGTGGGAGATTTGCGGGACCCTCGACCTCGTAGAATCTGGTCCAGGCACACAGAGATGGCCCTGCCAGTGCCCAAGTTCAAA CTGGATGAGTTCTACGTGGGCCCCATTCCCCTCAAGGAGGTGACCTTTGCTCGCCTCAATGACAACATCAAGGAACCCTTCCTGGCTGAGATGTGCGCAAAGtttggagaggtggaggagatggagataTTGTTTCACCCCAAGACCCGTAAGCACCTGGGCCTGGCCCGCGTGCTCTTCACCAGCACCAGGGGTGCGAAGGACACGGTCAAACAGCTGCACAGCACCTCCGTCATGGGTAACATCATTCACGCTCAGCTGGACATCAAAG GCCAGCAGAGGCAGAAGTATTATGACCTGATAGTGAGTGGCTCCTACACGCCCCAGACTGTGCCCACAGGAGGCAAGGCCCTGACAGAGCGGTTCCAGCCCCCAGCGCCAACACAACCAGACACG TCGTCAGATATCAGGCGGAGACTGTCCTCTGAGATAGCTGGCCTGGCTGCAGGCTTGGCTGCAGGGGTACCGGCTCTCACCCCTGGGAGCACCACCCCCTGCTCTGTGGACACAGGCTTCAGTGAGCAGCGTCTAGATACGACCCCCTCCTCCATGGGGGGGCCCTACACCCCAGGCTCCTCCGCTTCCTCACAGGGAGGAGGAACGCCCTACAcccctcgctctgtctcacagGACTCGGGCTACGCTGTTGCCAG ACAAGTTGGATACAGTGCTGGCCCGTTGACCAgtggctaccctccccaggacatgcttccctcctcctcctgctcctcctctactgtctcctcctcAGTCGGGGCATACAAAGCTCCCCGGTACTCGGAGGACCCCCATGCACCACCTCAAGACCCCTACCAAAGGTGTCGCCCCACATACCCCCCTACCGGCCCTTTCCGTCCAAACGAGCCCCCGCTCTACCCCACATACCCAAACGCTGGAGGGGCTGGACAGCACATGGCACACCACCCTGCAATGCCTCCCCCACCTCCTGCACCCCAGTACGAGCAGCCCCCTCTGGCAGACCGGGacagagagcgggacagagagcGGGACAGGGACTCAGGAGGGCGGTACGGTGCCGGTGGGACTGGCTCTAGAAGGTCATCTTACCAGGAGGCCAACTCTTCCTCCAAGTATTCCCACCACTCACATCattcagagagggagaggggctacAGACGGGACAGCCTGGGCTCCAGAGAACACGGCAGACACCGTAACCACCACTCACACAAtcacagcagtagtagtagcagcagccggCGACGGAGCAGCCACGACCGAGAcagcagggagagggacagagacagcgaCTACTCAAACAGCTCCGACCCCAGATTCAACTCCAACTCCCACCGCTCCTCCTCCAACAGTCTGTCCCCGCCTCCATCTGCCTacccctcctactcctcctccaaaGACCAACCCCCTCCCCAcaacccctctgtctcctcccgcCTAGAGCCCTCCTCAGTGTATCGTGCCCAGCCTAGTGGTGCTGGTTCTGGGGAGAGGGGGTCTGTGTCTGACAAGGACCCCCGATCCCACCACACCCCTCTGCCgccccctccaccacctcccctcccccctgcCTCTGTGATAGCCGCGGCTGTAGCAGAGACGCTCAGCGCCCTTGACTTTGGCCAGGAGagcccagtcagagaggagacatggaccaAGCCCAAACGCCGGCCCACcaccccacctccccctcctcagcatccctccacccctccctcttctccaccCCACTCCTCCATGGCTTCCTCCTCCACTTCACCCTCGTCCACCTCCCTCCCacaccatctcccctcctccacttccctctccccacccccccaGCGAGACTCCTCCTCCCCGGAGCCAGATTCCACCAATGAGAGCCTGCCATTTGTCTACCACAGCAGCAGCTTAGACTCTCGTATTGAGATGCTACTGAAAGAGCAGAAAGCTAAGTTCTCCTTCCTGCCCTCtgatgaagatgaggaagaggacagaaaggaagaaaggcagagagagaaggtggcaggagagggaggagcagggAAGGGAGGAGCAGCAGGTGAGGGCAGGAGCAATAAGCAGAGTGAGCAGGATGGGGAGAAAGACAGGCGGAGGAGACaaggaggagatggtggaggccagcagaggaggaaaggagagagggataaagacgGCCGTAGAGGGAGGAAGCAGAGaatggggggagaggggaggaagagtcCCACTGTAGTAGCACaagccccctcctcctccaccttctctcccCGCGTCCCCACCACAGATGACCATACTAGTCTCCATGGAACAGGACCTCTGCAGCCAGAGACAGCCCAACCTGAGCCTATTGATCCAAGGACCAGACAAGGGGCACAGACACCCCCCTACAACGGAAAGAGTCAG TCATCCCCTCATTCCTCTGGGGAAGACATGGAGATCTCCGACGAGGATGAAGAACACACCATTACAGCAGTGACCACCCACCACGCCACTCCTTCCTCCGTCTCTTCTCCATCTTCATCCCAGGCCCCCCTGCCCTCCCAGACagacccctctacctccccctctgaACCCACACAGCACTTTGGCACGTCCATGCCTGCTCCACCCATCCCCTCTTAcccccctcacctccctcccccgGGCTTTTCCCTGCAGCCCCCTCCACCCCCCTGCATCCCCCCACCGCTGGGCCACATGGAGCTGCACCCTGAGTACCCTCCTCACATGCCCCCACACATGTATGACTATGCCAGCAGTATGGAGCTGATGAACCAGTACAGTGGCGGAGCCCCCATGTCCTTCCAGATGCAGACCCAGATGCTGAGTCGGCTGCACCAGCTGAGGATGTCCTCCTCTAATGGCACCGCTGCCCCTGGCGACGCCCCCCCTTCAGACTACTACCACTCCATGCCCCCTCCCCCACACCACCCCTACATGGACCAAGAAGGGGGTGGCTATGAGCAGGATCAGCACTACATGCCCCCCCACATGCCCTACGCCTACCCTGGCCCCTCTCAGATGCCCCACCACCACGCCATCCCCCCTCCACACACGGGCTGGGCCTCGCATGTCTTACCCGAACACTATGCGTACCACACccctccgccctatgggactatgCCTCCTGTGGGGGGAGAGGCCCAGTACGGGGCGGAGGGGGACCCCCAAATGCCCCTGCTAACAGAGAACCCCCATGAGGCCACAGTGCAGCTGGTGCTGGCCACCCTTATCCAGGAGATGAAGAGCATCATGCAGAGGGACCTTAACCGCAAGATGGTGGAGAACATCGCCTTTGGAACCTTTGACGAGTGGTGGGAGCGCAAGGAGACCAAAGCCAAG CCGTTCCAGACCATGGTTCGGGGTGTGGCTGCAGTGAGGGACGAGGACAAGAAGGAGGAGAACAAGGCCAGCAGCAAGCCCCGGGAGCCCCTCATGTCTCTGGTGGACTGGGCCAAGAGTGGAGGAATGGAAGGCTTCTCACTGAGAGGGGCTCTACGACTACCATCATTCAAG GTGAAGAGGAAAGAACCTCTGGAGCTAGCAGAGgtaggagagatgaagagacccAAGACACCGCCAGAGGATGACGACGAAG acTCGTACCATGACAAGGGTCTAGAGGGAAGAATGGCAGATGGGGAGGGCCACAGGGCTGAGAGGGACAGCAGGCGGAGGAAGAAGAAGACGAGAAGTcgtaaaccttgggacctggacaGCGAAGGAGAAGAGACTTCTGATGGTTCTTCTTCAGATAag gaggatgaggaggagggaagtGACAAGGGGTCTGAAG ATGAGGCCTTGAGTGCGGACAGCGATGATGAGAGCCTCTCCTCATCCACAGAGAGTTCTTCCTCCTcaacatcatcatcctcctcttcctctgaagacgaggatgaggaggaaggagAGCAGGCCGGCAGTGGACTGGACACCATGGATGAATCTACGATGGACAGCACAGCTCTGGACACAGAGAAGGGGGATGACCG AGAAAAGTCTGCAGCTGCTGTTCCAAAAGCACCGCTCAGCGCCGAGATCAAAGCTG AAATTGCTGCCAGCAAGAAGGATTCATCAACACTCAGCTTAAACGCTCGTCCTCCAGCCCCCCGCCCCTCCTCCCCAATTGTCATTGTGCCTCCTCTCAAGAAGCGAAGGAAGACCGTCTCGTTCTCTACCGGGGAGAGCGACTACAAACCCCACCTTCCAACTGTCCCCTTGTCCCCACCTCCCTCCACggcctctcctctcttgtcccaCATGAAATCTCACCTTCCAGACTCCATTTTCATCGCCTCCACACCTGGAACCACCCCCTCCAAGactctctcactcctcccctTTGCCTCCAAACCAGGCGAAGGCaatgccctctctccctcccctgttctcACTGTTCCCTTGCCTGTACGCCCCGAAGACTCAAAAAATAGCCCTGTCCCTCTGGTGTCCCCTCCAATCACCCCCACCAAGTCCCCCAACAAACGGGGGGCCTCCCCCAAATCCCCCGCTCCAGTGTGGGTGTGTCGCACCGTGCAGAACCTCCCCCTGGACCACGCCTCCATGGTCAAGATGGCCTTTGAGGaggccccgccccctgtcacaaAGGGCCGGGGCAGGGGACGCCCCAGGACTGTCAGCCTGTCgacccccacccctcctccctccttccacaccctcagagaggaggaggaggaggaggaggaggaggggggactgCTGAGACTCGGTGAACAGCTGGGAGCATCCAGCCTGCTACAGCTGGGCTCGGCGCCTATGGCCGATCTGTCTGTCCTGGCTGATGTGGCCCTGAAGCTGGACCCAGACGCTGGAGACTCAGAAGAGACGGAGACGTCAGACGAGGCAGAGGAgcagaagatggaggaggagatgctCCTCTCTCCCAAAGCCCTCCCCCTGGTTATGGACCCACAGGGCCTGTCTGCCCTGCAGGAGCACAACTATTCCAAATCCCCCTTCTACCTCATCCATGCCCAAAAGAGGAGTGTCTCCAAACAGGAGCCTGGGGTGCTCCTCCCTGCAGACTTCAACCATCACGCCATCTCTGGGGTGCTGGAAGCTCCTGAGGAGGTCATAGGGGAACCCCTGCCCTCTAGGGACAGACACCAGGCTGAGTACCTGTCTGGCATGGGGCTGCTGTGTGAGGATGGAGACCTGGCCAAGGCCTCTGTGCTGACATCTCTCACCCCATCAGCCAAGAGGAAGGGAATGGTGGCGAAGGGCAGTGAACTGgaggagatggggaaagagaagaacaagaagaggagaaggaaagaTAAGGAAAATCTGGAGTTGCAGCAAACGAAAAAGCAGAAGGAACATCAGACCAAGAAACAGAAGAGGAAACTAGAG GTGGACCTGGAGGAGGATGTGGACGTGGAGCAGCTGGAGCCGGGTGAGCTGTCTAACACGGAGGACGAGGAAGAGTGGGACGATGTGAGGAAGAGCGAGCGCCTCTTCCTCCAGGAGGCCGGGTTGACTTCGTCGCAGCGTTGGCCCAAGCCCATCCCTGCCCCGGAGCCCGTCACGTTTGACCAGCGCAGCGAGTTTGAGCAGATGACCATCCTGTACGATATCTGGAACTCTGGTCTAGACATGGAGGACATGACGCTGCTGAAGACAACCTACGAGAAGCTGCTGCAGGACGACCACAGCACCGACTGGCTCAACGACACACACTGGGTCCACCACACtg TTACCAACATCCCCAACCCGCGGCGTAAGAAGAAGAGTGCAGACGGGCAGCTGCGGGAGCACGTGACAGGCTGTGCCAGGAGCGAGGGCTACTACGCCATCAGCAGGAAGGAGAAGGATGTCTACCTGGATCTGGAACTGCCTGAGCAGGCCCTACTGGAGGCTGCCGACTACGACGCCTCG GGCTCAAACCGGCTGCTGTCAGAGAGACGGTCGGAGCAGCGCCGCCTCCTCAGTGCCATAGGCATCCCTGCAGTCATGGACTCTGACCTGCTCAAACTCAATCAGCTCAAG TTCCGGAAGAAGAAGCTTCGATTTGGCCGCAGTAGGATCCATGAATGGGGCCTGTTCACCATGGAACCCATTGCTGCTGATGAGATGGTCATTGAGTATGTGGGCCAGAATATTAGACAG ATGGTGGCTGACAACAGAGAGAAGCGTTATGCCCAGCAGGGCATTGGGAGCAGCTACCTGTTCAGAGTGGACCACGACACCATCATTGATGCTACCAAGTTAGGCAACCTGGCACGCTTCATCAACCACTGCTGCACT CCTAACTGCTATGCAAAGGTGATCACCATAGAATCCCAGAAGAAGATCGTGATCTACTCCAAGCAGGCCATTGGCATGAATGAAGAGATT